Proteins found in one Muntiacus reevesi chromosome 2, mMunRee1.1, whole genome shotgun sequence genomic segment:
- the LOC136157248 gene encoding olfactory receptor 6C74-like, protein MSMEMKNGTNVQEFTLEGFPAVQHLGKILFLVHLLAYLASIAGNAVIVTITCADSRLQTPMYFFLSIFSFFECCFTSAVIPKLLVIYLFGKQTISFAACFTQAFVFVFLGASGFLLIAVMSVDRYLAICKPLHYTTIMNLRTCCLLVTACFALGFTLMACLVVKVSQLSFCGPHVIPHFFCDLGPLIHLSCSDTRSVETLLFVLALCVLLTSLIITITAYTNIVVTIIGLPSAKERQKAFSTCSSHLIALSLMYGSSVFIYMKPKQVNRLDSNKEAALVNTVVTPLLNPVIYTLRNKQVHQALRETRSRMKISRLKKKNHLALEWKASNNHPSSFQSS, encoded by the coding sequence ATGTCCATGGAAATGAAGAATGGGACAAATGTCCAAGAATTCACCTTGGAGGGCTTTCCTGCTGTCCAGCACCTGGGCAAAATCCTCTTCCTGGTGCACCTGCTGGCATACCTGGCATCCATTGCAGGCAATGCGGTCATAGTCACCATCACCTGTGCTGACTCCAGGTTACAGACACCTATGTACTTCTTCCtaagcattttctctttctttgaatgTTGCTTTACAAGTGCTGTTATTCCTAAATTACTGGTCATCTATCTTTTCGGCAAGCAAACAATTTCCTTTGCTGCCTGTTTCACACAAGcctttgtttttgtatttctggGAGCATCAGGGTTCCTCCTCATAGCAGTGATGTCTGTGGATCGGTACCTGGCCATTTGCAAGCCTCTTCATTACACAACCATCATGAACCTGAGGACTTGCTGCCTCCTGGTCACAGCCTGCTTTGCTTTGGGCTTCACTCTCATGGCTTGTCTTGTGGTGAAGGTTTCCCAGTTATCCTTCTGTGGCCCCCATGTCATACCTCACTTCTTCTGTGACCTCGGCCCCCTGATCCATCTCTCCTGCTCTGACACCAGGTCAGTTGAAACATTGCTCTTTGTCCTTGCTTTGTGTGTCCTTTTGACATCCCTCATCATAACCATCACTGCATACACCAACATAGTTGTAACAATCATTGGACTCCCATCAGCCAAAGAGCGGCAGAAAGctttctccacctgctcctctcaCCTCATTGCCCTCTCTCTGATGTACGGCAGTTCTGTCTTTATATACATGAAACCAAAGCAGGTGAACAGGCTGGACTCCAACAAGGAGGCTGCCCTTGTGAACACAGTGGTGACTCCCCTGCTGAACCCTGTCATCTATACTCTACGGAACAAGCAGGTCCACCAGGCTCTGAGGGAGACCAGGAGCAGAATGAAAatatcaagattaaaaaaaaaaaatcacctagcCTTGGAGTGGAAGGCTTCTAACAACCATCCATCTTCATTTCAGAGTTCATAA